A stretch of Campylobacter volucris DNA encodes these proteins:
- a CDS encoding AddAB recombination complex, helicase AddA yields MKANFEPFLALEASAGSGKTFALSVRFVALVLMGAKINEILALTFTNKATSEMKERVFKTFLKFDLLENNQNKAECNELMKMLGKSKEELVFLRDKYKDEFLRSKLNIYTFDSFFSQIIRAFALNLGFMSDFKIIQTQDSYGNFISKLNDEELKALAYYMIQTKSKNDFFTNLTKLYERSCEIDFSQDVHFPSKVLVEKSLEKFVSYAKPLSTNRHYLSNFTFEDIEDFLSKPIISDLGKKYFEKIIDSEFLQKRSEFLQSAKEYFIQVENYRINMLARLLKHFKQARNEENIKQNALTFSDIALKCYELISDKSYKDLIYFRLDGYISHLLIDEFQDTNVLQYQILKPIIAELVSGEGVKKNRSFFYVGDKKQSIYGFRGGKKELFDQLLKDFPQIKLQHLDTNYRSRKVIVDYVNEVFKDKFQDANLNSSFTLQKSIKEGGYVKILQNQIPPKESLSEASGKEVLKIINELLEKGTQINEICILVWINNDATLMKDFLEKHDIKAYTQSNVALIDCISVRVLFEYAKACVFKDEFCLYFVKSILEKEIAYLELDLNRSVVDILKYLANALGLDLSDLNLIAYLEYASAFDNFIEFLFTPCELQSLQEQNDGVNIMTVHKSKGLEFENLIVLDRLSKGSSDNDTLMFEYDLEQSWQVKYRHSARKFLEDEIYDAFLAKRKKLMEEDRINCLYVAFTRAKNSLFIIKNDESFTTLQSYFKDYEEKQIGFLESKTIKDEKNVKDIEQIEEFEEFQKVNLQEIKTKNNFSSKEIHFGLALHEFLQYFDFVTKDNFEFCKQMIYKKYRFYLNDEDFTDLFARLTMLLNNENFNTLLANKKLLKEQIIAYNGEQKQLDMLALGDDEAIVIDYKTGLNLNEHKSQILLYKEAIEKILAKSSTKAFLVYIFKNKIEIIKI; encoded by the coding sequence TTGAAAGCAAATTTTGAACCTTTTTTGGCTTTAGAAGCTAGTGCAGGAAGTGGAAAAACTTTTGCTCTTAGTGTGCGTTTTGTAGCTTTAGTTTTAATGGGTGCAAAGATTAATGAAATTTTAGCTCTTACTTTTACCAATAAAGCTACAAGTGAAATGAAAGAAAGGGTTTTTAAAACCTTTTTAAAATTTGATCTTTTAGAAAATAATCAAAACAAAGCCGAATGCAATGAGCTTATGAAAATGTTAGGTAAAAGCAAGGAAGAATTGGTATTTTTAAGAGATAAATACAAAGATGAATTTTTACGATCTAAGCTTAATATTTACACTTTTGATAGCTTTTTTTCTCAAATCATTAGAGCTTTTGCTTTAAATTTAGGCTTTATGAGTGATTTTAAAATCATACAAACACAAGATAGTTATGGCAATTTTATTAGTAAATTAAATGATGAAGAATTAAAAGCTTTAGCCTATTATATGATACAAACTAAGAGTAAAAATGATTTTTTTACAAACCTTACAAAGCTATATGAAAGATCTTGCGAGATTGATTTTAGTCAAGATGTGCATTTTCCAAGTAAGGTTTTAGTAGAAAAAAGTCTTGAAAAATTTGTATCTTATGCCAAGCCTTTAAGCACAAATAGACATTATCTTTCTAATTTTACTTTTGAAGATATAGAAGATTTTTTATCTAAGCCTATTATTAGCGATTTGGGTAAAAAATATTTTGAAAAAATCATTGATAGTGAATTTTTACAAAAAAGATCAGAATTTTTACAAAGTGCTAAAGAGTATTTTATTCAAGTAGAAAATTATCGTATTAATATGCTTGCAAGACTTTTAAAGCATTTTAAACAAGCAAGAAATGAAGAAAATATCAAGCAAAATGCTTTGACTTTTTCAGATATAGCTTTAAAATGCTATGAGTTAATTAGTGATAAATCTTATAAGGATTTGATTTATTTTAGGCTTGATGGGTATATATCGCATTTATTAATTGATGAATTTCAAGATACCAATGTCTTACAATATCAAATTCTAAAGCCTATTATAGCTGAATTAGTTTCTGGAGAAGGTGTTAAAAAAAATAGAAGTTTTTTTTATGTGGGTGATAAAAAACAAAGTATATATGGTTTTAGAGGTGGTAAAAAAGAGTTGTTTGATCAGCTTTTAAAAGATTTTCCACAGATTAAATTACAGCATTTGGATACAAATTATCGTAGTAGAAAAGTTATAGTAGATTATGTCAATGAAGTTTTTAAAGATAAATTCCAAGATGCTAATTTAAATTCTAGTTTTACTTTACAAAAAAGCATTAAAGAAGGTGGATATGTAAAAATTTTACAAAATCAAATTCCACCAAAAGAGAGTCTTAGTGAAGCTAGTGGAAAAGAAGTTTTAAAAATCATTAATGAGCTTTTAGAAAAAGGCACTCAAATCAATGAAATTTGTATTTTAGTATGGATAAACAATGATGCTACTTTAATGAAAGATTTCCTTGAAAAACACGACATTAAAGCTTATACTCAAAGTAATGTTGCTTTGATTGATTGTATTAGTGTGAGAGTGTTGTTTGAGTATGCTAAGGCGTGTGTTTTTAAAGATGAGTTTTGTTTGTATTTTGTAAAGAGTATTTTAGAAAAAGAAATAGCTTATTTAGAGCTTGATTTAAATCGCAGCGTGGTTGATATTTTAAAATATTTAGCTAATGCTTTAGGGCTTGATTTGAGTGATTTAAATTTAATTGCTTATTTAGAATATGCAAGTGCTTTTGATAATTTTATAGAGTTTTTATTTACTCCTTGTGAGCTGCAATCTTTACAAGAACAAAACGATGGTGTAAATATCATGACCGTGCATAAATCCAAAGGGCTTGAATTTGAAAATTTAATAGTGCTTGATAGACTTAGTAAAGGAAGTAGTGATAACGATACTTTAATGTTTGAGTATGATTTAGAGCAAAGTTGGCAAGTAAAATATAGACATAGTGCTAGAAAATTTTTAGAAGATGAAATTTATGATGCTTTTTTAGCTAAAAGAAAAAAACTCATGGAAGAAGATAGGATTAATTGTTTATATGTAGCTTTTACTAGGGCTAAAAATTCTCTTTTTATTATCAAAAATGATGAAAGCTTTACAACATTGCAAAGTTATTTTAAAGACTATGAAGAAAAGCAAATAGGCTTTTTAGAAAGTAAAACCATCAAAGATGAAAAAAATGTTAAAGATATAGAGCAAATCGAAGAATTTGAAGAATTTCAAAAAGTAAATTTACAAGAAATTAAAACAAAAAATAATTTTTCAAGCAAAGAAATCCATTTTGGTTTGGCTTTGCATGAATTTTTGCAGTATTTTGATTTTGTTACAAAAGATAATTTTGAATTTTGCAAACAAATGATATACAAAAAATATCGTTTTTACTTAAATGATGAAGATTTTACAGATCTTTTTGCAAGACTTACCATGCTTTTAAATAATGAAAATTTTAATACACTTTTGGCTAATAAAAAGCTACTAAAAGAGCAAATCATTGCTTATAATGGTGAGCAAAAACAGCTTGATATGCTTGCACTTGGTGATGATGAAGCTATTGTAATAGACTATAAAACAGGCTTAAATTTAAATGAGCACAAAAGTCAAATTTTACTTTATAAAGAAGCTATAGAAAAAATCTTAGCTAAATCTTCTACCAAAGCTTTTTTAGTGTATATTTTCAAAAATAAAATAGAAATTATAAAAATATAA
- a CDS encoding type I restriction endonuclease translates to MDFESQINNIVETIAEKKNLVNTEEATKMTFIMPFLKALGYDVFNPSVVVPEYIADIGTKKGEKVDYAIFKDGKPFILIEAKSHTENLNNHNNQLLRYFNTAPSIKFAILTNGVEYRFFTDLEQANLMDKSPFLVINLEKLKPRDIKDLKNFIFHDLNVEGILDVAITKKYYRGIQEIFKNEIENPSDDFVSFFAKQLTDKRMTSAVIDEFREHIKKSFKELINDIAYEKITSIKNNLQSLNDDEENDEENSDKEIITTEEELQGFYIVKSILASENINLNDITYKDTLSYFGILYQNKVTKWICRLYFNSSKKSISFPSGEYFNIDKLEDLYNYKEHIINSYNSRL, encoded by the coding sequence ATGGATTTTGAAAGTCAAATTAATAATATAGTGGAAACTATTGCAGAGAAAAAGAATTTGGTAAATACTGAAGAAGCTACAAAAATGACTTTTATTATGCCATTTTTAAAAGCTTTGGGATATGATGTGTTTAATCCAAGTGTAGTTGTTCCAGAATATATTGCAGATATAGGAACCAAAAAAGGAGAAAAAGTTGATTATGCTATTTTTAAAGATGGAAAACCTTTTATATTGATAGAAGCAAAGTCTCATACTGAAAATTTAAATAATCACAATAATCAATTACTTAGGTATTTTAATACAGCTCCAAGTATAAAATTTGCAATTTTAACAAATGGTGTGGAATATAGATTTTTTACAGATTTAGAGCAAGCAAATTTGATGGATAAAAGCCCTTTTTTGGTTATTAATTTGGAAAAGTTAAAACCTAGAGATATTAAAGATTTAAAGAATTTTATATTCCATGATTTAAATGTAGAAGGTATTTTAGATGTTGCTATAACTAAAAAATATTATAGAGGAATCCAAGAAATATTCAAAAATGAAATAGAAAATCCAAGCGATGATTTTGTATCTTTTTTTGCAAAGCAATTAACAGATAAAAGGATGACAAGTGCTGTTATAGATGAATTTAGAGAACACATTAAAAAATCTTTCAAAGAGCTTATTAATGATATAGCTTATGAAAAAATTACTAGTATTAAAAATAATTTACAAAGTTTAAATGACGATGAAGAAAATGACGAAGAAAATTCAGATAAAGAGATTATAACTACAGAAGAGGAATTGCAAGGTTTTTATATTGTAAAGTCTATTTTAGCTAGTGAAAATATAAATTTAAATGATATAACATATAAAGATACATTAAGTTATTTTGGAATTTTGTATCAAAATAAAGTTACTAAATGGATATGTAGATTATATTTTAATAGTTCTAAAAAGAGCATAAGTTTTCCAAGTGGAGAATATTTTAATATAGATAAATTAGAAGATTTGTATAATTATAAAGAACATATTATTAATTCTTATAACTCTAGGCTTTAG
- the rplM gene encoding 50S ribosomal protein L13 yields MTKITKPNEVKREWIVLDAEGKRFGRLLTEVATILRGKNKPCYTPNVDCGDYVIIINASKAVFTGANKAEDKLYHRHSGYFGSVKSEKFGDLLEKNPVKLYKLAVRGMLPKTNLGRAMLKKLKIYAGSEHPHTAQIANKGK; encoded by the coding sequence ATGACAAAGATAACAAAGCCAAACGAAGTAAAACGCGAATGGATCGTTTTAGACGCTGAAGGAAAGCGTTTTGGTCGTCTTTTGACAGAAGTAGCGACTATTTTAAGAGGTAAAAATAAACCTTGTTATACTCCAAATGTTGATTGTGGAGATTATGTAATTATCATTAATGCTTCTAAAGCAGTTTTTACAGGTGCAAATAAAGCAGAAGATAAACTATATCATAGACATTCAGGATATTTTGGAAGTGTTAAAAGTGAGAAATTTGGTGATTTATTAGAAAAAAATCCAGTTAAATTATATAAATTAGCAGTTCGTGGTATGCTACCTAAAACAAATTTGGGTAGAGCTATGCTTAAAAAATTAAAAATTTATGCAGGTAGTGAACACCCTCATACTGCTCAAATTGCTAATAAAGGAAAATAA
- the rpsI gene encoding 30S ribosomal protein S9, translating to MATTYATGKRKTAIAKVWVKPGSGKIIVNDMDLNTWLGGHEAIKLKVVQPLLVTKQETSMDIKATTLGGGYSAQAEALRHGISRALAAMDADFRALLKPKGLLTRDSRTVERKKYGRRKARRSPQFSKR from the coding sequence ATGGCAACAACATACGCAACAGGTAAAAGAAAAACAGCTATTGCTAAGGTTTGGGTAAAACCTGGTAGTGGTAAAATTATCGTTAATGATATGGATTTAAATACTTGGCTTGGTGGGCATGAAGCTATAAAATTAAAAGTAGTTCAACCTTTATTAGTAACTAAGCAAGAAACTTCTATGGATATTAAAGCTACTACTTTAGGTGGTGGATATAGTGCTCAAGCTGAAGCATTAAGACATGGGATTTCAAGAGCTTTAGCTGCTATGGATGCAGATTTTAGAGCATTGTTAAAACCAAAAGGACTTCTTACTAGAGATAGTAGAACTGTTGAGCGTAAAAAATACGGTCGTAGAAAAGCAAGAAGAAGCCCACAATTTTCTAAGCGTTAA
- a CDS encoding outer membrane fibronectin-binding protein gives MKKIISLLSLTSVLFAFDTSKIEITPTFNYTVPEGNLDLKNYGGAGIRFGYHHDTFWIDQAELGMEYTNKAKYNNPSNTHTDTNVARFYTNAIKGMDITDNVYLYGLLGLGYEYLSNGAYENKSGMFAQYGAGMKFALSDSLALRLEARDQIKFNNGDHNLISSVGLSFYFGKDTPKAPQTTNTTVQAKEQVSRSCPEPRKGALLDHIGCEKTIALEGHFGFNQTTINPEFEQKIQEVGKVLEENPQYYTILEGHTDSTGPKAYNQKLSLDRANAVAKELEKAGVSKDKITTKGYGYDKPIASNDTKEGRAQNRRVEAKFFIKE, from the coding sequence ATGAAAAAAATTATAAGTTTGTTGAGCTTAACTAGTGTTTTATTTGCTTTTGATACGAGTAAAATAGAAATTACTCCAACCTTTAACTATACAGTTCCAGAGGGAAATTTAGATCTTAAAAATTACGGCGGAGCTGGTATTAGATTTGGTTATCATCATGACACTTTCTGGATAGATCAAGCTGAATTAGGTATGGAATATACTAATAAAGCAAAATATAATAATCCATCTAATACTCATACAGATACTAATGTGGCAAGATTTTACACAAATGCTATTAAAGGAATGGATATAACAGACAATGTTTATTTATATGGTTTGTTAGGTCTTGGCTATGAATATTTAAGTAATGGTGCGTATGAAAATAAAAGTGGTATGTTTGCCCAATATGGTGCGGGGATGAAATTTGCACTCAGTGATAGTTTAGCTTTAAGACTTGAAGCAAGAGATCAAATTAAATTTAACAACGGTGATCATAATTTAATTTCTAGTGTAGGTTTGAGCTTTTATTTTGGGAAAGATACACCAAAAGCACCACAAACTACAAATACGACAGTGCAAGCTAAAGAGCAAGTTAGCAGAAGTTGTCCAGAACCAAGAAAAGGTGCCTTGCTTGATCATATAGGTTGTGAAAAAACCATTGCTTTAGAGGGGCATTTTGGATTTAATCAAACTACTATTAATCCTGAATTTGAGCAAAAAATTCAAGAAGTTGGAAAAGTTTTAGAGGAAAATCCACAATATTATACAATCTTAGAAGGACATACTGATAGTACAGGGCCAAAAGCATATAATCAAAAATTATCTTTAGATCGTGCTAATGCAGTAGCAAAAGAACTTGAAAAAGCAGGTGTTTCTAAAGATAAAATCACAACAAAAGGTTATGGTTATGACAAACCAATAGCTAGTAATGATACAAAAGAAGGTCGTGCGCAAAATAGAAGAGTGGAAGCTAAATTTTTTATAAAAGAATAA
- a CDS encoding HAD family hydrolase — MYKKTILFDLDGTLIDSTSAILKGFDDAFKAFGQTPKDHEWVKSLIGFPLDIAFEKLGIPKEKTQDYITAYRNTYKDIYIDQTYLLPLAKESVEEASLFANLAVVTTKSSKFSKPLLDHLGIGKYFQVIIGRDDVIYPKPNAEPIFLALDRLEKDTKDAFMIGDTHLDILAAKNANIIPIAVTSGYESKESLQEFNVLMFENTYQAVQYLKNIQ, encoded by the coding sequence TTGTATAAAAAAACTATTTTATTTGATTTAGATGGCACTTTGATTGATTCAACAAGTGCCATTTTAAAAGGGTTTGACGATGCTTTTAAAGCTTTTGGGCAAACCCCAAAAGATCATGAGTGGGTTAAATCTTTGATAGGTTTTCCGCTTGATATTGCTTTTGAAAAATTAGGTATCCCAAAAGAAAAAACTCAAGATTATATAACTGCTTATAGAAATACTTATAAAGATATTTATATTGATCAAACATATTTATTGCCTTTAGCAAAAGAAAGTGTAGAAGAAGCAAGTTTATTTGCTAATTTAGCGGTAGTAACTACCAAAAGTTCTAAATTTTCAAAGCCGTTATTGGATCATTTGGGTATTGGAAAATATTTTCAAGTTATCATAGGAAGAGATGATGTGATTTATCCAAAACCAAATGCAGAGCCTATATTTTTAGCTTTAGATAGATTAGAAAAAGATACCAAAGATGCTTTTATGATAGGCGATACTCATCTTGATATCTTAGCGGCAAAAAATGCTAATATCATTCCTATAGCAGTTACAAGTGGATATGAATCAAAAGAAAGTTTGCAAGAATTTAATGTTTTGATGTTTGAAAATACTTATCAGGCTGTGCAATATTTAAAAAATATCCAATAA
- the nifJ gene encoding pyruvate:ferredoxin (flavodoxin) oxidoreductase — translation MSKVMKTMDGNEAAAYAAYAFTEVAGIYPITPSSPMADYTDIWASQGKKNLFGVPVKVVEMQSEAGAAGTVHGSLQAGSLTTTYTASQGLLLKIPNMYKIAGQLLPGVIHVAARALASQALSIFGDHQDIYAARQTGFAMLCSHSVQECMDLAGVAHLAAIKGRVPFMHFFDGFRTSHEIQKIEVMDYAHFDRLLDRKALNEFRDTCLNPENPKTRGTAQNDDIYFQTRELANRYYDGVADIVNEYMQEISKITGREYKPFVYYGDPQATSVVVAMGSVTEALKEVVDYLNNKGHKVGVLKVHLYRPFSLKYLFDVMPQSVEKIAVLDRTKEPGSLGEPLYLDLKSAYYGKEKAPLIVGGRYGLSSKDVDPAQLLAVFENLNQQNPKDGFTIGIIDDVTHTSLSVGEKISLSDDSTIECLFYGLGADGTVGANKNSIKIIGDKTDFYAQAYFAYDSKKSGGYTRSHLRFSKKPITSTYLVSTPHFIACSVAAYLEIYDVLAGIRKGGTFLLNSIWSAQETIKKIPNSVKRILAQKEINFYIINATKLAREIGLGSRTNTIMQAAFFKLANIIDFEDAKKYMKELAYKSYSKKGDAIVEMNYKAIDMGGDGLVKVDIDPSWANLADEIKEETIAYKGTEFVEKIAKPMNAAKGDDLPVSAFLGYEDGSFEHGTTEFEKRGVGVMVPRWIEANCIQCNQCASVCPHAVIRPFLIDEEELNNAPVGVKEHSLNAKGVKEQKLNFKIQVSPLDCTGCELCVHECPTKEKSLVMVPLGEELEHGEQENADYLFKKVTYKDNVLNRENTKGIQFAQPLFEFHGACPGCGETPYITLLTRLFGERMIVANATGCSSIYGGSAPSTPYRKSNKNGHGPAWGNSLFEDNAEFGLGMKIATETTRHKIEYIMNESMQEVPNALSALYKEWIVNKEDAKVSLELRDKLVPLLEENKSIKAVNDILELKSFLSKKSHWIFGGDGWAYDIGYGGLDHVLASGENVNILVLDTEVYSNTGGQSSKSSRTGAVAQFAAAGKPVQKKDLGQIAMTYGYIFVAQVNSNANYAQLLKAVIAAEAYDGPSLIIAYSPCIAHGIKGGLGNSGDQADLATKCGYWPTYIFDPRLEAEGKNPLTISSKEPDWDLYESFLMNEVRYSSLKKSNPEQAKELFEKNKADAQRRYRQLKRLANADFSNEN, via the coding sequence ATGAGTAAAGTAATGAAAACAATGGATGGAAATGAAGCAGCTGCTTATGCTGCATATGCATTCACAGAGGTTGCAGGAATTTATCCTATCACTCCAAGCTCTCCTATGGCAGATTATACAGATATTTGGGCATCTCAAGGTAAGAAAAATTTATTTGGAGTGCCTGTTAAGGTAGTAGAGATGCAAAGTGAAGCAGGAGCTGCTGGAACGGTTCATGGATCTTTGCAAGCAGGCTCTCTTACTACTACTTATACAGCTTCTCAAGGGCTTTTATTAAAAATACCAAATATGTATAAAATAGCAGGTCAATTGTTACCAGGTGTTATACATGTAGCAGCAAGAGCTTTAGCCTCTCAAGCGCTTTCTATTTTTGGAGATCATCAAGATATTTATGCGGCTAGACAAACAGGGTTTGCAATGCTTTGCTCGCATTCTGTGCAAGAATGTATGGACTTAGCTGGTGTTGCACATTTAGCAGCGATTAAAGGAAGAGTGCCTTTTATGCATTTTTTTGATGGTTTTAGAACTTCACATGAAATTCAAAAAATTGAAGTAATGGATTATGCACATTTTGATCGTTTGTTAGATCGTAAGGCTTTAAATGAATTTAGAGACACCTGTCTTAATCCAGAAAATCCTAAAACAAGAGGAACAGCGCAAAATGATGATATTTATTTTCAAACAAGAGAATTGGCAAATAGGTATTATGATGGTGTTGCTGATATTGTAAATGAATATATGCAAGAAATTTCTAAGATTACAGGAAGAGAATACAAACCTTTTGTATATTATGGAGATCCACAAGCTACAAGTGTTGTGGTAGCTATGGGTTCTGTAACTGAGGCTTTAAAAGAAGTAGTGGATTATTTAAATAATAAAGGTCATAAAGTAGGAGTTTTAAAAGTTCATTTATATAGACCTTTTAGCTTAAAATATCTTTTTGATGTAATGCCTCAAAGCGTTGAAAAAATTGCTGTTTTAGATAGGACAAAAGAACCAGGTAGTTTAGGCGAACCATTGTATTTAGATTTAAAAAGTGCATATTATGGTAAAGAAAAAGCACCTTTGATAGTAGGTGGTAGATATGGTTTATCATCAAAAGATGTTGATCCTGCACAACTTTTAGCTGTGTTTGAAAATTTAAATCAGCAAAATCCAAAAGATGGTTTTACTATCGGTATAATCGATGATGTTACTCATACTTCTTTAAGTGTTGGAGAAAAAATTTCACTTAGCGATGATAGTACTATAGAATGTTTATTTTATGGACTTGGCGCAGATGGAACAGTAGGAGCAAATAAAAATTCTATTAAAATTATAGGTGATAAAACAGATTTTTATGCACAAGCTTATTTTGCATATGATTCTAAAAAATCAGGCGGTTATACAAGAAGTCATTTAAGATTTTCTAAAAAACCAATTACTTCTACTTATTTGGTTTCAACTCCTCATTTTATAGCATGTTCGGTGGCTGCATATTTAGAAATTTATGATGTTTTAGCAGGAATTAGAAAAGGTGGTACTTTTCTTTTAAATAGCATTTGGAGTGCGCAAGAAACTATTAAAAAAATTCCAAATTCAGTTAAAAGAATTTTAGCGCAAAAAGAAATTAATTTTTATATCATTAATGCTACAAAACTTGCTAGAGAAATAGGGCTTGGAAGTAGAACAAATACTATCATGCAAGCTGCATTTTTTAAACTTGCCAATATTATTGATTTTGAAGATGCTAAAAAATATATGAAAGAATTAGCATATAAATCATATAGTAAAAAAGGTGATGCTATAGTTGAGATGAATTATAAAGCTATTGATATGGGTGGAGATGGACTTGTAAAAGTTGATATTGATCCTTCTTGGGCAAATTTAGCTGATGAAATAAAAGAAGAAACTATAGCCTATAAAGGAACTGAGTTTGTAGAAAAAATTGCTAAACCTATGAATGCGGCAAAAGGTGATGATTTGCCAGTTTCTGCGTTTTTAGGATACGAAGATGGTAGTTTTGAGCACGGGACGACTGAATTTGAAAAAAGAGGTGTTGGGGTTATGGTGCCAAGATGGATAGAGGCTAATTGTATACAATGCAATCAATGCGCTTCTGTTTGCCCACATGCTGTTATTAGACCATTTTTAATTGATGAAGAAGAATTAAACAATGCCCCAGTTGGCGTAAAAGAGCATAGTTTAAATGCAAAAGGCGTAAAAGAGCAAAAGCTTAATTTTAAAATTCAAGTATCTCCACTTGATTGTACAGGATGTGAACTTTGTGTGCATGAGTGTCCTACAAAAGAAAAATCTTTAGTTATGGTGCCACTGGGCGAAGAGCTTGAGCATGGAGAGCAAGAAAATGCTGATTATTTATTTAAAAAAGTTACCTATAAAGATAATGTTTTAAATAGAGAAAATACTAAAGGAATTCAATTTGCTCAACCTTTATTTGAATTCCATGGTGCTTGTCCAGGATGTGGGGAAACTCCTTATATTACTTTACTTACAAGATTGTTTGGCGAGAGAATGATTGTTGCTAATGCAACAGGTTGTAGTTCTATTTATGGTGGATCAGCACCTTCTACGCCATATAGAAAAAGCAATAAAAATGGTCATGGACCAGCTTGGGGTAATTCTTTATTTGAAGATAATGCTGAATTTGGTTTGGGTATGAAAATTGCGACTGAAACAACAAGACATAAAATAGAATATATTATGAATGAAAGTATGCAAGAAGTTCCAAATGCACTTTCAGCTTTATATAAAGAATGGATTGTAAATAAAGAAGATGCTAAAGTGTCTTTAGAATTAAGAGATAAATTGGTGCCGCTTTTGGAAGAAAATAAATCAATTAAAGCTGTAAATGACATTTTAGAACTCAAAAGCTTCTTAAGTAAAAAATCTCATTGGATTTTTGGAGGAGATGGTTGGGCGTATGATATAGGCTATGGTGGGCTTGATCATGTTTTAGCTAGCGGGGAAAATGTTAATATTTTGGTTTTAGATACTGAAGTATATTCAAATACTGGAGGGCAAAGTTCAAAATCTTCAAGAACAGGTGCTGTAGCACAATTTGCAGCTGCTGGAAAACCTGTGCAAAAGAAAGATTTAGGGCAAATTGCTATGACTTATGGATATATTTTTGTAGCTCAAGTAAATTCTAATGCAAATTATGCGCAATTATTAAAAGCAGTGATAGCCGCTGAAGCTTATGATGGACCATCATTGATTATTGCTTATTCTCCTTGTATAGCTCATGGTATCAAAGGCGGACTTGGAAATTCAGGAGATCAGGCGGATTTAGCTACTAAGTGTGGGTATTGGCCAACTTATATTTTTGATCCACGCTTAGAAGCTGAGGGTAAAAATCCTTTGACAATTTCATCTAAAGAGCCTGATTGGGATTTATATGAGAGTTTTTTAATGAATGAAGTTCGTTATAGTTCTTTGAAAAAATCAAATCCAGAGCAAGCTAAAGAATTATTTGAGAAAAATAAAGCAGATGCTCAGCGTCGTTATAGACAATTAAAGCGCTTGGCTAATGCTGATTTTAGCAATGAAAATTAA